The Haloplanus salinarum genome includes a region encoding these proteins:
- a CDS encoding ribonuclease P protein component 4, with the protein MGIAEERIDRLAALAREAVAADDPDRARRYVRLARRIAERNRLTLPRSFRRFTCDACDAYLRPGRNARVRLADGHVVVRCDCGATARYPYE; encoded by the coding sequence ATGGGCATCGCCGAGGAACGGATCGACCGGCTGGCCGCGCTCGCTCGGGAGGCGGTCGCGGCGGACGACCCCGACCGCGCCCGGCGGTACGTCCGCCTCGCCCGGCGGATCGCCGAGCGCAACCGCCTCACGCTCCCCCGATCGTTCCGGCGGTTCACCTGTGACGCGTGTGACGCCTACCTCCGACCGGGGCGGAACGCCCGCGTCCGGCTGGCGGACGGGCACGTGGTCGTCCGGTGTGACTGTGGCGCGACGGCCCGCTACCCATACGAGTGA
- a CDS encoding glycosyltransferase family 4 protein: protein MRVLNYLELADRLDRSGIGTAADQQRAALATTDVSVLTSPWTGGSPPRALGAALRGGDVFRSYDVAHCNMIGPGSIAVARHAKRTGTPLVLHAHVTREDFAESFRGSTHLARPLGRYLRWFYSQADLVLCPSAYTKRILESYPVRAPIRPITNGVDVDSLSGFESLRGEYRDRFDLEGLVVFSVGNVFERKGLTTFCRLAEATDYEFAWFGPYDTGPQASETVRRWVRNPPENVTFTGWVDDKRGAFAAGDVYCFPTKAENQGIAVLEAMACGKPVVLRDIPVFDEFYTHEHDCLKCSTRAEFRAALDRLADDPDLRARLGENAAETAAEHSLERVGEKLVDAYDEVTSD from the coding sequence GTGCGGGTGTTGAACTACCTCGAACTGGCGGACCGACTCGATCGGAGCGGGATCGGGACCGCGGCCGACCAGCAGCGCGCGGCCCTGGCGACGACCGACGTGTCGGTGCTCACGTCGCCGTGGACCGGCGGATCGCCGCCGCGAGCCCTCGGTGCGGCGCTCCGCGGCGGCGACGTCTTCCGGTCGTACGACGTCGCGCACTGCAACATGATCGGGCCGGGATCGATCGCGGTGGCCCGCCACGCGAAGCGGACCGGGACGCCGCTGGTGCTCCACGCCCACGTCACGCGCGAGGACTTCGCCGAGAGCTTCCGGGGGTCGACCCACCTCGCCCGCCCGCTCGGGCGCTACCTCCGGTGGTTCTACTCGCAGGCCGACCTCGTGCTCTGTCCCAGCGCCTACACGAAGCGAATCCTGGAGTCGTACCCCGTACGGGCGCCGATCCGGCCGATCACCAACGGTGTCGACGTCGACTCCCTCTCCGGCTTCGAGTCCCTCCGCGGGGAGTACCGCGACCGCTTCGACCTGGAGGGCCTGGTCGTCTTCTCCGTCGGCAACGTCTTCGAGCGCAAGGGGCTCACTACCTTCTGCCGCCTCGCCGAGGCGACCGACTACGAGTTCGCGTGGTTCGGCCCCTACGACACGGGGCCACAGGCCTCCGAGACGGTCCGGCGCTGGGTGCGGAACCCCCCGGAGAACGTCACGTTCACGGGCTGGGTCGACGACAAGCGCGGCGCCTTCGCCGCCGGCGACGTCTACTGCTTCCCGACGAAGGCGGAGAACCAGGGTATCGCCGTCCTGGAGGCGATGGCCTGCGGGAAGCCGGTCGTCCTCCGCGACATCCCCGTCTTCGATGAGTTCTACACCCACGAACACGACTGCCTGAAATGTTCGACCCGGGCGGAGTTCCGCGCGGCGCTGGACCGACTGGCCGACGACCCGGACCTGCGGGCGCGCCTCGGCGAGAACGCGGCGGAGACGGCGGCCGAACACTCCCTGGAGCGGGTTGGCGAGAAACTCGTCGACGCCTACGACGAAGTCACAAGCGATTAA
- a CDS encoding halocyanin domain-containing protein yields the protein MGSQRSASRRGFLTAVVGAAATATAAGTATAQPSFDGWMSDVGNYSEVADATGQDEVTITVGAEGNGGAFAFGPPAVQIDPGTTVVWEWNGEGGQHNVVAEEGGDFESELTAEAGSTFEQTLEEEGVVKYFCQPHRALGMKGVVVVGSMPDSGGGGGGGGGGGGGGGGATGPAVPDSAKALVVALTSGLVSVLALAYFFIRYGGDYGEEFETA from the coding sequence ATGGGTAGCCAACGTTCCGCCTCGCGGCGCGGGTTTCTGACCGCCGTCGTGGGCGCCGCGGCGACGGCGACCGCCGCCGGAACCGCGACGGCACAGCCGTCGTTCGACGGGTGGATGAGCGACGTGGGCAACTACAGCGAGGTGGCCGACGCGACCGGCCAGGACGAGGTGACGATCACGGTCGGCGCCGAGGGCAACGGCGGGGCCTTCGCCTTCGGACCGCCCGCCGTGCAGATCGACCCCGGGACGACCGTCGTCTGGGAGTGGAACGGCGAAGGCGGCCAGCACAACGTCGTCGCCGAGGAAGGCGGCGACTTCGAGAGCGAACTCACCGCCGAAGCCGGCTCCACCTTCGAACAGACGCTCGAAGAGGAGGGCGTCGTGAAGTACTTCTGTCAGCCCCACCGGGCGCTCGGCATGAAAGGCGTCGTCGTCGTCGGGTCGATGCCCGACTCCGGCGGTGGCGGAGGCGGCGGTGGCGGTGGCGGAGGCGGCGGTGGCGGCGCCACCGGTCCCGCCGTCCCCGACAGCGCCAAGGCCCTGGTCGTGGCGCTGACGAGCGGACTGGTCTCCGTGCTCGCACTCGCGTACTTCTTCATCAGGTACGGGGGCGACTACGGCGAGGAGTTCGAGACGGCCTGA
- a CDS encoding universal stress protein: MYERVLVPTDGSDAAAAAADHAVGIARTYGATVHALYVVDVRMSPIDADVDREAARDLVEASDRRPLDSVRARASAADVPVVEAIRVGVPHEAIGTYVDEHDVDLVVMGTHGRTGLKRGLLGSVTERVLRRSDVPVMTVRERGDDGDGGEE; the protein is encoded by the coding sequence GTGTACGAACGAGTGCTCGTCCCCACGGACGGAAGCGACGCCGCGGCGGCCGCCGCCGACCACGCGGTCGGGATCGCACGGACCTACGGGGCGACCGTGCACGCCCTCTACGTCGTCGACGTGCGGATGAGTCCGATCGACGCCGACGTGGACCGCGAAGCGGCGCGCGACCTGGTCGAGGCGTCGGACCGACGACCGCTCGACTCGGTCCGTGCCCGGGCGTCGGCCGCGGACGTGCCCGTTGTCGAGGCGATTCGGGTCGGCGTCCCCCACGAAGCGATCGGCACCTACGTCGACGAACACGACGTCGACCTCGTCGTCATGGGGACCCACGGTCGGACCGGACTGAAACGCGGCCTCCTCGGGAGCGTCACCGAGCGGGTCCTCCGGCGTTCCGACGTGCCGGTCATGACCGTCCGGGAGCGCGGGGACGACGGCGACGGGGGCGAGGAGTAG
- a CDS encoding YhbY family RNA-binding protein, with amino-acid sequence MDTQALRKRAHDLDVTLWVGKGGVDTVVDECDDQLKGEELVKVKFLRSAQGGTDVESLATDLAERTNAAVVETRGNTAVLHR; translated from the coding sequence ATGGATACGCAAGCGTTGCGCAAGCGGGCCCACGACCTCGACGTGACCCTGTGGGTCGGCAAGGGGGGCGTCGACACCGTCGTCGACGAGTGTGACGACCAACTGAAGGGGGAGGAGCTGGTGAAAGTGAAGTTCCTGCGCTCGGCCCAGGGCGGAACCGACGTCGAGTCGCTGGCGACCGACCTCGCGGAGCGGACGAACGCGGCCGTCGTCGAGACGCGGGGCAACACGGCCGTGCTGCACCGATGA
- a CDS encoding ABC transporter ATP-binding protein — MPSTPAADDPAAVEATDLRKRYGDELAVDGVSLSIPAGTVYGFLGPNGAGKTTTMRLLTGLARPTDGEARVRGTSVTDRRGLVSHIGYLPETPPLHEEFSGREQLDYVADLRDIPPSTADERIDAYLDRFELRDDAAKRIGSYSKGMKRKTAFVQSVLHDPDVLFLDEPTSGLDPRAARRIRESITDFADDGTTVFLSTHILPVVEAVADTVGVLYEGRLVAEGPPADLTDRAAAGAVGSGTLEDAFLAVTGDDGEGDG; from the coding sequence ATGCCCTCCACCCCCGCTGCCGACGATCCGGCGGCCGTCGAGGCGACCGACCTCCGGAAACGCTACGGCGACGAACTCGCCGTCGACGGCGTGTCGCTGTCCATCCCCGCCGGCACCGTCTACGGCTTTCTCGGCCCAAACGGGGCCGGGAAGACGACGACGATGCGGCTGTTGACCGGTCTCGCGAGGCCCACCGACGGCGAGGCCCGCGTCCGAGGGACGTCCGTCACCGACCGCCGCGGGCTGGTCTCTCACATCGGCTACCTCCCTGAGACGCCGCCGCTCCACGAGGAGTTCAGCGGGCGCGAGCAACTCGACTACGTCGCCGACCTCCGGGACATCCCGCCGTCGACGGCCGACGAGCGGATCGACGCCTACCTCGACCGCTTCGAGTTGCGTGACGACGCCGCGAAACGGATCGGCTCCTACTCCAAGGGGATGAAACGGAAGACGGCGTTCGTCCAGAGCGTCCTCCACGACCCGGACGTGCTCTTCCTGGACGAACCGACCAGCGGCCTCGATCCACGGGCGGCGCGCCGGATCCGCGAGTCGATCACCGACTTCGCCGACGACGGGACGACCGTCTTCCTCTCGACGCATATCCTCCCCGTGGTCGAGGCGGTGGCCGACACGGTGGGCGTCCTCTACGAGGGGCGACTCGTCGCCGAGGGCCCGCCGGCCGACCTGACCGACCGCGCGGCCGCCGGGGCCGTCGGGTCGGGGACCCTGGAGGACGCTTTCCTCGCCGTCACCGGTGACGACGGCGAGGGCGACGGATGA
- a CDS encoding PAS domain S-box protein has protein sequence MTETIRVLLVDDSSDLASVAAELLAREDDRFDVSTETDPSAVVDRVEAEPVDCLVCDYGMPGMDGLDVLRAVRERWPDLPFVLFTGKGSEEIASEAISAGATDYVRKGTAADNYALLANRVAQAVAKRRSSRRAARLEALRDLARDVNGALVRADDQAAAERAVCDRLVATDPYTVAWIGSVDVAEGSTTVRTAVGEPVDAVDHRREPVRRAATTREPAVATDPDRSDPETVAAVPLDVDEDRYGLLVAGAAAPDAIDGFELDFLAELGEDVASALERLRIRAELSESEAKYRRLVEQNLVGVYLIQDGEFEYVNPRLAAMFGYTQEELLTELTPSDVVIEADREKLRRNLERRESGDVDDLRYTLRGERKDGSEIEFEVHGGRIDYRGEPAIMGTLLDVTEQRRHQRELERSRTEYRELFEGFPDAVFVREPGDTFRIVSDIAVDRLGYDREELLSMKPIDIDPNLDPDDEDDRFDALSDDGSLRFDTVHETKAGDRIPVAVNSTLIPYRGDEAILSTARDISERVAREEELRRQRDRMEGIASVVSHDLRNPLNVAAGRIEAVRRACDCDHDDLDGALDALDRMNRLIDDLLTLTGRHDVDPSPVSLSSTVDRAWRNVATDGATLRCEVDGTIRADGSRLEQVFENLFRNSVEHGSSERGDGATADPDLTVTVGELPDGFYVADDGSGIPTADRERIFESGYSTDQGGTGLGLSIVQDVIEAHDWEIRVTSGSEGGARFEITGVEGVE, from the coding sequence ATGACGGAGACGATCCGGGTTCTACTCGTCGACGACTCGTCGGACCTCGCGTCGGTCGCCGCGGAGTTGCTGGCGCGCGAGGACGACCGGTTCGACGTCTCGACCGAGACGGACCCCTCGGCGGTCGTCGACCGGGTCGAGGCGGAACCCGTCGACTGTCTCGTCTGTGATTACGGCATGCCGGGGATGGACGGCCTCGACGTCCTCCGGGCGGTCCGGGAGCGGTGGCCCGACCTCCCCTTCGTCCTCTTTACCGGCAAGGGAAGCGAGGAGATAGCGAGCGAGGCCATCTCCGCGGGAGCGACCGACTACGTGCGGAAAGGGACGGCCGCCGACAACTACGCCCTACTCGCCAACCGGGTGGCACAGGCGGTGGCGAAACGCCGGAGCAGTCGGCGGGCCGCGCGGCTCGAAGCCCTCCGCGACCTCGCGCGCGACGTGAACGGGGCGCTGGTCCGAGCCGACGACCAGGCGGCCGCGGAGCGGGCGGTCTGTGACCGGCTCGTCGCGACCGATCCCTACACCGTGGCGTGGATCGGCTCGGTCGACGTCGCCGAGGGGTCGACGACGGTCCGGACGGCGGTCGGCGAGCCGGTCGACGCCGTCGACCACCGCCGCGAGCCGGTCCGTCGGGCGGCGACGACCCGCGAGCCGGCGGTCGCGACCGATCCCGACCGTTCCGACCCGGAGACGGTCGCCGCCGTCCCCCTCGACGTCGACGAGGACCGGTACGGCCTCCTCGTGGCCGGTGCGGCGGCCCCGGACGCCATCGACGGGTTCGAACTCGACTTCCTCGCGGAGCTGGGCGAGGACGTGGCGAGCGCGCTCGAACGCCTGCGCATCCGCGCGGAGCTGTCGGAGTCCGAGGCGAAGTACCGGCGACTGGTCGAACAGAACCTCGTCGGCGTCTACCTCATCCAGGACGGCGAGTTCGAGTACGTCAACCCGCGTCTCGCCGCGATGTTCGGCTACACTCAGGAGGAGTTGCTGACGGAGCTGACGCCGTCCGACGTGGTGATCGAGGCGGACCGGGAGAAACTCCGTCGGAACCTCGAACGCCGGGAGTCCGGCGACGTCGACGACCTGCGGTACACGCTCCGGGGCGAGCGGAAGGACGGCTCCGAAATCGAGTTCGAGGTCCACGGCGGGCGCATCGACTACCGAGGCGAGCCGGCGATCATGGGGACCCTCCTCGATGTGACCGAACAGCGCCGCCACCAGCGCGAACTCGAACGGTCGCGAACCGAATACCGCGAACTGTTCGAGGGGTTCCCCGACGCCGTCTTCGTCCGCGAACCCGGCGACACCTTCCGGATCGTCAGCGACATCGCCGTCGACCGACTGGGCTACGACCGCGAGGAACTCCTGTCGATGAAGCCGATCGACATCGACCCGAACCTGGATCCGGACGACGAGGACGACCGCTTCGACGCCCTCTCGGACGACGGATCGCTCCGGTTCGACACCGTCCACGAGACGAAGGCCGGCGACCGGATCCCCGTCGCGGTCAACTCCACGCTGATCCCCTACCGGGGCGACGAGGCGATCCTGTCGACCGCCCGTGATATCAGCGAGCGGGTGGCCCGCGAGGAGGAACTGCGACGGCAGCGCGACCGCATGGAGGGGATAGCGAGCGTCGTCTCACACGACCTTCGGAACCCGCTCAACGTCGCCGCCGGTCGGATCGAGGCGGTACGCAGGGCGTGTGACTGCGATCACGACGACCTCGACGGCGCGTTGGACGCGCTCGACCGCATGAACCGCCTGATCGACGACCTGCTGACGCTCACCGGCCGGCACGACGTCGACCCGTCGCCGGTGTCGCTGTCGTCGACGGTCGACCGCGCCTGGCGGAACGTGGCGACCGACGGCGCGACCCTGCGGTGCGAGGTCGACGGAACGATCCGGGCCGACGGGAGTCGCCTAGAACAGGTCTTCGAGAACCTGTTTCGTAACTCCGTCGAGCACGGCTCCTCCGAGCGGGGCGACGGCGCGACCGCCGACCCGGACCTGACGGTCACCGTCGGCGAGTTACCCGACGGGTTCTACGTCGCCGACGACGGGTCGGGCATCCCGACGGCGGACCGGGAACGGATCTTCGAGTCCGGGTACTCCACGGACCAGGGAGGGACGGGGCTCGGGCTCTCCATCGTCCAGGACGTGATCGAAGCGCACGACTGGGAGATACGGGTCACGTCCGGTTCGGAGGGCGGTGCGCGCTTCGAGATCACCGGCGTCGAAGGCGTCGAGTAG
- a CDS encoding glycosyltransferase family 4 protein, whose product MRSVAAFTDTYLPTVNGVTYTVQTWRDCWGDRGGRMDVVYPRTDGYAARAGEYPVRSLPFPFYPGFRLGVPWIPRRVRDVDVVHAHTPFAVGLAGLRLAARHDRPLVASYHTPTAEYADYVAPSETVEALVERVSERYERWFLDRADAVVAPSEATATHLVDEVGVATPVTVVPNGIDTERFRPVDPASFLSRHDLDDAGTLIGYTGRHGYEKRLGDLVDAAADLEATVVFGGDGPARADLEARAAERGVDARFLGFLDREELPAFYSALDAFVFPSPVETQGLVALEANACGTPVVGADDGALANTVVDGETGYHFETGDVAALRRAVRRTLDERDRLGETCLVVRDRHAVDRAVDRLAEVYDRVS is encoded by the coding sequence ATGCGTTCGGTCGCCGCCTTCACCGATACCTATCTGCCCACGGTCAACGGCGTCACCTACACGGTCCAGACCTGGCGCGACTGCTGGGGCGACCGCGGCGGCCGCATGGACGTGGTGTACCCGCGGACCGACGGCTACGCCGCCCGAGCCGGCGAGTATCCGGTCCGGAGCCTCCCCTTTCCATTCTACCCCGGATTCCGCCTCGGCGTCCCCTGGATCCCACGCCGGGTTCGCGACGTCGACGTCGTCCACGCGCACACGCCCTTCGCGGTGGGCTTGGCGGGCCTCCGCCTCGCCGCCCGACACGACCGACCGCTGGTCGCCTCGTATCACACGCCGACCGCGGAGTACGCCGACTACGTCGCGCCGAGCGAGACGGTCGAGGCGCTCGTCGAACGGGTGAGCGAGCGGTACGAACGGTGGTTCCTCGACCGGGCCGACGCCGTCGTCGCGCCGAGCGAGGCGACCGCCACCCACCTCGTCGACGAGGTCGGCGTCGCCACGCCGGTGACGGTCGTGCCGAACGGCATCGACACGGAGCGGTTCCGCCCGGTCGATCCGGCGTCCTTCCTGTCCCGCCACGACCTCGACGACGCCGGCACGCTGATCGGCTACACCGGGCGACACGGCTACGAGAAGCGCCTTGGGGACCTCGTCGACGCCGCGGCGGACCTGGAGGCGACCGTCGTCTTCGGCGGCGACGGCCCGGCCCGTGCCGACCTCGAAGCCCGCGCGGCCGAGCGGGGCGTCGACGCCCGATTCCTCGGCTTCCTGGACCGCGAGGAACTCCCCGCGTTCTACAGCGCCCTCGACGCCTTCGTCTTCCCGAGTCCGGTCGAGACACAGGGGCTCGTCGCGCTGGAGGCAAACGCCTGTGGCACGCCGGTCGTGGGGGCGGACGACGGCGCCCTCGCCAACACCGTCGTGGACGGCGAGACCGGCTATCACTTCGAGACGGGCGACGTCGCGGCGCTCCGCCGGGCGGTTCGGCGGACCCTCGACGAGCGAGACCGACTCGGGGAGACGTGTCTCGTGGTGCGGGACCGACACGCGGTCGACCGAGCGGTCGACCGCCTCGCCGAGGTCTACGACCGCGTGAGCTGA
- a CDS encoding mechanosensitive ion channel family protein, producing the protein MTGAAVPLQNGALAEFLGRNGVPYADAIGSAVIFVVVLVAVYVIGRAVVLPLVDRLMENRGLERHARRPLRKLTLLVVVFAGVAVAFGMAGYGDFLQSLATVAAAATLAIGFAMQDVIANFVAGVFIFTDKPFKIGDWIEWDGNSGIVEDISFRVSRVRTFDNELLTVPNSHLTDGVIKNPVAKGQLRLQVPFGIGYDDDIERANEIILEEAHAHPDILEDPAPSVRLTELGDSSVVLKSRVWIDDPSRSDFVKTRGEYVTGVKERFDEEDINIPYPNRTLGGSLELAGVDETVVSD; encoded by the coding sequence ATGACCGGGGCCGCGGTTCCGCTCCAGAACGGCGCACTCGCGGAGTTCCTCGGTCGGAACGGCGTGCCGTACGCCGACGCCATCGGTTCGGCGGTCATCTTCGTCGTCGTCCTCGTCGCCGTCTACGTGATCGGACGCGCGGTGGTCCTCCCGCTGGTGGACCGTCTCATGGAGAATCGAGGGCTGGAGCGACACGCCCGCCGGCCGCTCCGGAAGCTCACGCTCCTGGTGGTGGTGTTCGCGGGGGTCGCCGTCGCGTTCGGCATGGCCGGCTACGGCGACTTCCTGCAGTCGCTGGCGACGGTCGCGGCGGCCGCGACCCTGGCCATCGGCTTCGCCATGCAGGACGTCATCGCCAACTTCGTCGCCGGCGTCTTCATCTTCACCGACAAGCCGTTCAAGATCGGCGACTGGATCGAGTGGGACGGCAACTCGGGCATCGTCGAGGACATCAGCTTCCGTGTATCGCGGGTGCGGACCTTCGACAACGAACTCCTGACGGTCCCCAACTCCCACCTCACCGACGGCGTCATCAAGAACCCCGTCGCCAAGGGGCAGCTCCGCCTGCAGGTCCCCTTCGGCATCGGCTACGACGACGACATCGAGCGGGCGAACGAGATCATCCTCGAGGAGGCCCACGCCCACCCCGACATCCTCGAAGACCCCGCGCCGTCGGTGCGGCTGACCGAACTCGGCGACTCGTCGGTCGTGCTCAAATCGCGGGTCTGGATCGACGACCCCAGCCGCTCCGACTTCGTCAAGACCCGTGGCGAGTACGTCACGGGCGTCAAAGAGCGGTTCGACGAGGAGGATATCAACATCCCCTACCCGAACCGGACCCTCGGTGGCTCGCTCGAACTCGCCGGCGTCGACGAGACGGTCGTCTCGGACTAG